In Micromonospora purpureochromogenes, a single window of DNA contains:
- a CDS encoding DUF3097 domain-containing protein: protein MARRYGEDVLAGDWRRRKVTPEVDAEPDLVVEDADSGFCGAVVGFESGAVVLEDRHGRRRNFPLLPAAFLLDGRPVTLRRPTRAPVPAARRRTASGSIALDNVRAQVAKASRIWVEGVHDAALVERIWGDDLRVEGVVVEPLDGIDALDAEVRDFGPGPTRRLGVLVDHLVPGSKESRIVAKVTSPHVLVTGHPYVDVWQAVKPAALGIAAWPVVPPGRPWKEGVCASLGVAEPADMWRHILSRVDSFADVETPLINAMERLIDFVTEPG from the coding sequence ATGGCGCGGCGATACGGCGAGGACGTGCTGGCGGGAGACTGGCGGCGGCGGAAGGTGACCCCGGAGGTCGACGCCGAGCCGGACCTGGTGGTCGAGGACGCCGACTCCGGCTTCTGCGGCGCGGTGGTCGGGTTCGAGTCCGGTGCGGTGGTGCTGGAGGACCGGCACGGTCGGCGGCGCAACTTCCCGCTGCTGCCGGCGGCGTTCCTGCTCGACGGCCGGCCGGTGACGCTGCGCCGTCCGACCCGCGCCCCGGTGCCGGCGGCCCGCCGGCGGACCGCCTCCGGTTCGATCGCGCTCGACAACGTCCGGGCGCAGGTGGCCAAGGCGAGCCGGATCTGGGTGGAGGGCGTGCACGACGCCGCCCTGGTGGAGCGGATCTGGGGGGACGACCTGCGGGTCGAGGGCGTGGTGGTCGAGCCCCTGGACGGCATCGACGCCCTCGACGCCGAGGTGCGCGACTTCGGCCCCGGACCGACCCGGCGGCTCGGGGTGCTGGTCGACCACCTGGTGCCCGGCTCCAAGGAGAGCCGGATCGTGGCGAAGGTGACCTCGCCGCACGTGCTGGTCACCGGCCACCCGTACGTCGACGTCTGGCAGGCCGTGAAGCCCGCGGCGCTGGGTATCGCGGCGTGGCCGGTGGTGCCGCCGGGGCGGCCCTGGAAGGAAGGCGTCTGCGCGTCGCTCGGGGTGGCCGAGCCGGCGGACATGTGGCGGCACATTCTGTCCCGCGTCGACAGCTTCGCCGACGTGGAGACGCCGCTGATCAACGCGATGGAACGCCTGATCGACTTCGTCACCGAGCCCGGCTGA
- a CDS encoding TrmH family RNA methyltransferase, producing MPVHQITDPDDDRIADYRALTDVELRTRWEPPHGLFIAEGELVLRRALRAGYPARSYLVDAKRVDQLADLDTGDAPVYAATPDVLQRATGFHVHRGVLASFRRKPLPAAAEVLATARRVVILEDVNNHTNLGAIFRAVAGLGVDAVLLSPTCADPLYRRSVRVSMGEVFAVPYAKLEPWPDALAEVRAAGFTVLAMTPAPDAVPIQRLDAAQRARAALLLGAEGAGLTRAAMEASDARVVIPMRRGVDSLNVAAATAVACWELGRDDPL from the coding sequence GTGCCCGTCCACCAGATCACCGACCCCGACGACGACCGGATCGCCGACTACCGCGCGTTGACCGACGTCGAGCTGCGTACCCGCTGGGAGCCCCCGCACGGGCTGTTCATCGCCGAGGGGGAGCTGGTGCTGCGGCGGGCGCTGCGCGCCGGCTACCCGGCCCGGTCGTACCTGGTGGACGCCAAGCGCGTCGACCAGCTCGCCGACCTCGACACCGGCGACGCGCCGGTCTACGCCGCCACCCCGGACGTGCTCCAGCGGGCCACCGGCTTCCACGTGCACCGGGGCGTGCTCGCCTCGTTCCGTCGCAAGCCGCTGCCGGCCGCCGCCGAGGTGCTGGCCACCGCCCGCCGGGTGGTGATCCTGGAGGACGTCAACAACCACACCAACCTCGGCGCGATCTTCCGGGCGGTGGCCGGGCTCGGCGTGGACGCGGTGCTGCTCTCGCCGACCTGCGCCGACCCGCTCTACCGGCGCAGCGTACGGGTCAGCATGGGTGAGGTCTTCGCCGTCCCGTACGCGAAGCTGGAGCCCTGGCCCGACGCGCTGGCCGAGGTACGGGCGGCCGGCTTCACCGTGCTGGCGATGACCCCGGCCCCGGACGCGGTGCCCATCCAGCGCCTGGACGCCGCCCAGCGGGCCCGCGCCGCGCTGCTGCTCGGCGCGGAGGGCGCCGGGCTGACCCGGGCCGCGATGGAGGCCAGCGACGCCCGGGTGGTGATCCCGATGCGCCGCGGCGTCGACTCCCTCAACGTCGCCGCCGCCACGGCGGTGGCCTGCTGGGAGCTGGGCCGCGACGACCCGCTCTGA
- a CDS encoding transglycosylase domain-containing protein — protein sequence MPRPRSPLSRLFTVLLAGLLAGLVLAVAALPGNLLAGVTAKAALGAYDELPAALRTPATPQRSYLYANDGTTLLTTFYDVNRTDVPLAEIAPVMRQAIVAAEDRRFYSHGGADLRGLARAVVANLTGGSAQGGSTLTMQYVRNVLKTDPSRTAEERQAATEQTVGRKLQEIRYATALEDSLSKDEILNRYLNIAYFGSGAYGVAAASQRYFGKAPADLTLGEAALLAGLVQSPDEYSPIDGDAEAALTRRGYVLDAMVATGAITEAQAAQARTEKTTLRPTAQPNGCVATRTDDAGFFCDYLRRWWLEQPAFGATAEEREQALRRGGYRVVTSLDPDVQATAVSQARKVYADDDARALPIAAVEPGTGRVLAMAVNRRYGVAENETVNPLISGGGSVEGYQAGSTFKMFTMLAALEAGKPLATGFDAPSRLPTRYAAEGEGSCDGRWCPANANPERMDGYRMMWDGFGRSVNTYFVWLAEQVGEDKVVEMAQRLGITFRAESDAAFAANDAANWGAFTLGVAATTPLDLANAYATVAAEGTYCAPTPVVSVTAPDGTKVPVGQPSCKRVLEADVARAATDAARCPVGQQSAYGQCNGGTASGVSRIVGRPVAGKTGSSEKNATETFVGFTPQVAVAGIAANPDDPSDAVGAAVQSEVIDAVARTIRAAVDGQPVRDFTAPSRELAGNPQRPEPKPAPRPEEPRREREIPSDILRWLQNRRG from the coding sequence ATGCCCCGACCCCGGTCGCCGCTGTCGCGGCTCTTCACCGTGCTGCTCGCCGGCCTGCTGGCCGGCCTCGTTCTCGCGGTCGCCGCGCTGCCGGGCAACCTGCTCGCCGGAGTGACCGCCAAGGCGGCCCTCGGGGCGTACGACGAGCTGCCGGCGGCCCTGCGCACGCCGGCCACCCCGCAGCGGTCCTACCTCTACGCCAACGACGGCACGACGCTGCTCACCACGTTCTACGACGTGAACCGCACGGACGTGCCGCTGGCCGAGATCGCCCCGGTGATGCGGCAGGCGATCGTCGCGGCCGAGGACCGGCGCTTCTACTCGCACGGCGGAGCCGACCTGCGCGGCCTGGCCCGCGCCGTGGTCGCCAACCTGACCGGCGGCTCGGCGCAGGGCGGCTCGACGCTGACCATGCAGTACGTCCGCAACGTGCTCAAGACCGATCCCAGCCGCACCGCCGAGGAGCGGCAGGCCGCCACCGAGCAGACCGTCGGGCGCAAGCTCCAGGAGATCCGGTACGCCACCGCGCTGGAGGACTCCCTCAGCAAGGACGAGATCCTCAACCGCTACCTGAACATCGCGTACTTCGGTTCCGGGGCGTACGGCGTCGCGGCGGCCAGCCAGCGCTACTTCGGCAAGGCCCCGGCGGACCTGACCCTCGGCGAGGCCGCCCTGCTCGCCGGCCTGGTCCAGTCGCCCGACGAGTACAGCCCGATCGACGGCGACGCCGAGGCGGCGCTGACCCGGCGCGGGTACGTGCTCGACGCGATGGTCGCCACCGGCGCGATCACCGAGGCCCAGGCGGCGCAGGCCCGCACCGAGAAGACCACCCTGCGGCCGACCGCCCAGCCCAACGGCTGCGTGGCCACCCGGACCGACGACGCCGGCTTCTTCTGCGACTACCTGCGCCGGTGGTGGCTGGAGCAGCCCGCGTTCGGCGCCACCGCCGAGGAGCGGGAGCAGGCGCTGCGCCGGGGCGGCTACCGGGTGGTCACCTCGCTCGACCCGGACGTACAGGCCACCGCCGTCAGCCAGGCCCGCAAGGTCTACGCCGACGACGACGCGCGCGCGCTGCCGATCGCGGCGGTCGAGCCGGGCACCGGCCGGGTGCTGGCGATGGCGGTCAACCGCCGGTACGGCGTGGCGGAGAACGAGACGGTCAACCCGCTGATCTCCGGCGGCGGCAGCGTCGAGGGCTACCAGGCCGGCTCGACGTTCAAGATGTTCACCATGCTCGCCGCGCTGGAGGCCGGCAAGCCCCTCGCCACCGGCTTCGACGCCCCCAGCCGCCTGCCCACCCGGTACGCCGCCGAGGGCGAGGGCAGCTGCGACGGCAGGTGGTGCCCGGCCAACGCGAACCCGGAGCGGATGGACGGCTACCGGATGATGTGGGACGGCTTCGGCCGCTCCGTGAACACCTACTTCGTCTGGCTGGCCGAGCAGGTCGGCGAGGACAAGGTGGTGGAGATGGCGCAGCGGCTGGGCATCACCTTCCGGGCCGAGTCCGACGCCGCCTTCGCCGCGAACGACGCCGCCAACTGGGGCGCCTTCACCCTCGGTGTGGCCGCCACCACCCCGCTCGACCTGGCCAACGCGTACGCCACGGTGGCCGCCGAGGGGACGTACTGCGCCCCGACCCCGGTGGTGTCGGTGACCGCGCCGGACGGCACCAAGGTGCCGGTCGGCCAGCCGTCCTGCAAGCGGGTGCTGGAGGCCGACGTCGCCCGGGCCGCCACCGACGCGGCGCGCTGCCCGGTCGGGCAGCAGTCCGCGTACGGGCAGTGCAACGGCGGTACGGCCAGCGGGGTGAGCCGGATCGTGGGTCGCCCGGTCGCCGGCAAGACCGGCAGCTCGGAGAAGAACGCCACCGAGACCTTCGTCGGGTTCACTCCGCAGGTGGCGGTCGCCGGGATCGCCGCCAACCCGGACGACCCGAGCGACGCCGTCGGCGCCGCGGTGCAGAGCGAGGTGATCGACGCGGTCGCCCGGACCATCCGCGCCGCAGTCGACGGCCAGCCGGTCCGCGACTTCACCGCGCCGAGCCGCGAGCTGGCCGGCAACCCGCAGCGCCCCGAGCCGAAGCCGGCGCCCCGCCCGGAGGAGCCGCGGCGCGAGCGGGAGATCCCCTCCGACATCCTGCGCTGGCTGCAGAACCGCCGGGGCTGA
- a CDS encoding dTMP kinase encodes MARPVIIALLGVDGSGKSTQARALARRLSERGVPATYFENAGGRPLWNRLAHRLGRRDGMHLFGRRLYPALEAAVRWLAVARAVAGVRLTGRVGVMDRWTWCQYVIMRARGDRGVRLVRAAYALFPRPDLVCFLAVSPALAQRRVHERGIDTEESGHLAALDAAYRALPEFPDFRVLDGGADPTAVAAALDRLVRPLTTGTRRG; translated from the coding sequence ATGGCCCGTCCCGTGATCATCGCGCTGCTCGGGGTCGACGGCTCGGGCAAGTCGACGCAGGCCCGGGCGCTGGCCCGGCGGCTGTCCGAGCGGGGTGTCCCGGCGACGTACTTCGAGAACGCCGGCGGCCGCCCGCTGTGGAACCGGCTCGCCCACCGGCTCGGGCGGCGCGACGGCATGCACCTGTTCGGCCGGCGCCTCTACCCGGCGCTGGAGGCGGCCGTGCGCTGGCTGGCCGTGGCCCGGGCGGTCGCCGGGGTCCGGCTGACCGGCCGGGTGGGCGTGATGGACCGCTGGACCTGGTGCCAGTACGTGATCATGCGAGCCCGTGGCGACCGGGGCGTCCGGCTGGTCCGGGCGGCGTACGCGCTGTTCCCCCGTCCCGACCTGGTCTGCTTCCTGGCGGTGTCGCCCGCGCTGGCGCAGCGGCGGGTGCACGAGCGGGGCATCGACACCGAGGAGTCGGGCCACCTGGCGGCGCTGGACGCCGCCTACCGGGCGCTGCCGGAGTTCCCCGACTTCCGGGTGCTCGACGGCGGGGCCGACCCGACGGCGGTCGCCGCCGCCCTGGACCGGCTGGTCCGACCGCTGACCACCGGTACGCGACGCGGCTAG
- a CDS encoding PucR family transcriptional regulator, with translation MFPTVREVLALDPVRHGAPRLVAGDAGLDAPVRWVHVAEVPDIATLLGGGELVLTTGIGLPADDTGLRAFIGDLADVGVSGLVVELGRRYVSGVPRVMAAAAERRGLPLVELRRATPFVRITEAVHALIVDAQLTELRATEEIHQRFTELSVEGAGPAEVVRQAAELAGCPLVLENLSRQVLAYDPAGESAELLLDGWEQHSRRIRPAGRTAYDADSGWLVTTVGARGQDWGRLLLRWPGGGDLAAGSTLGGRPAGTPPTRLTILVERAASTLALGRLIRRDAEGLERQIHRTLLTALLDHSRPVDEVALRARALGVTLERRHLVGVVVRHRLDDPAEGAGESTVAAESPEAGPARLRDLAEAVGQALREAKLTGLTSAVDDQAVGALLALPDPAAEERALTAFAAALRRIRLDAAPARPAVAGAVPPDAVIVAAGSGVGGLREARRSLIEARQIADAARRDRRDLPIFRLPHVGLAGLLHLLRDEPRVQTFVERELGALLAHDARHPRDQLLGTLRAYLEQGRNKSAAAAAAHLSRPAFYERLARIARILDVDLDSVEACLSLHVALLALDAIRTP, from the coding sequence GTGTTCCCTACCGTCCGTGAGGTCCTCGCCCTCGATCCCGTCCGCCACGGCGCGCCGCGCCTGGTCGCCGGGGACGCCGGCCTGGACGCGCCGGTCCGCTGGGTGCACGTCGCCGAGGTGCCCGACATCGCCACCCTGCTCGGCGGCGGTGAGCTGGTGCTCACCACCGGCATCGGGCTGCCCGCCGACGACACCGGCCTGCGCGCCTTCATCGGCGACCTGGCCGACGTCGGCGTCTCCGGGCTGGTGGTCGAGCTGGGCCGCCGGTACGTCAGCGGGGTGCCCCGGGTGATGGCGGCCGCCGCCGAGCGGCGCGGCCTGCCCCTGGTCGAGCTGCGCCGGGCCACCCCGTTCGTCCGGATCACCGAGGCGGTGCACGCCCTGATCGTCGACGCCCAGCTCACCGAGCTGCGGGCCACCGAGGAGATCCACCAGCGCTTCACCGAGCTGTCGGTCGAGGGCGCCGGCCCCGCCGAGGTGGTCCGGCAGGCGGCCGAGCTGGCCGGCTGCCCGCTGGTGCTGGAGAACCTGTCCCGGCAGGTGCTCGCGTACGACCCGGCGGGGGAGAGCGCCGAGCTGCTGCTGGACGGCTGGGAGCAGCACTCCCGGCGGATCCGTCCCGCCGGGCGCACCGCGTACGACGCCGACAGCGGCTGGCTGGTGACCACCGTCGGCGCGCGGGGGCAGGACTGGGGTCGGCTGCTGCTGCGCTGGCCCGGTGGGGGTGACCTGGCCGCCGGGAGCACGCTGGGCGGTCGGCCGGCGGGCACCCCGCCGACCCGGCTGACGATCCTGGTGGAGCGGGCCGCCTCCACCCTGGCGCTGGGCCGGCTGATCCGCCGCGACGCCGAGGGCCTGGAACGGCAGATCCACCGCACCCTGCTCACCGCGCTGCTCGACCACTCCCGCCCGGTCGACGAGGTCGCGCTGCGGGCACGGGCGCTCGGCGTCACGCTGGAACGCCGGCACCTGGTCGGGGTGGTGGTCCGGCACCGCCTCGACGACCCCGCCGAGGGCGCCGGGGAGAGCACCGTGGCGGCCGAGTCCCCGGAGGCCGGCCCGGCGCGGCTGCGGGATCTCGCCGAGGCGGTGGGGCAGGCGCTGCGGGAGGCGAAGCTGACCGGGCTGACCAGCGCCGTCGACGACCAGGCGGTGGGCGCCCTGCTCGCCCTGCCCGACCCGGCCGCGGAGGAGCGGGCGCTGACCGCGTTCGCCGCCGCCCTGCGCCGGATCCGGCTCGACGCCGCCCCGGCCCGTCCCGCGGTGGCCGGCGCCGTGCCGCCGGACGCGGTGATCGTCGCCGCCGGGTCCGGGGTGGGCGGCCTGCGGGAGGCCCGGCGGTCGCTGATCGAGGCCCGGCAGATCGCCGACGCGGCCCGCCGCGACCGCCGCGACCTGCCCATCTTCCGGCTACCCCACGTCGGGCTCGCCGGGCTGCTGCACCTGCTGCGCGACGAGCCCCGGGTGCAGACCTTCGTCGAGCGGGAACTCGGCGCGCTGCTCGCCCACGACGCCCGGCACCCCCGCGACCAGTTGCTCGGCACGCTGCGGGCGTACCTCGAACAGGGCCGCAACAAGTCGGCGGCGGCCGCGGCGGCGCACCTGTCCCGGCCGGCGTTCTACGAGCGGCTGGCCCGCATCGCCCGCATCCTCGACGTCGACCTCGACTCGGTCGAGGCCTGCCTCTCCCTGCACGTCGCCCTGCTCGCCCTCGACGCCATCCGCACCCCCTGA
- a CDS encoding SRPBCC family protein produces MAVDVVTEIVIDRPVADVAAYAGDPGNAPTWYVNIESVEWRTPPPLRVGSRLAFVAHFLGRRLAYTYEIVELVPGERLVMRTAQGPFPMETTYRWEAQGRARTRMTLRNRGEPRGFATVTAPVLAAAMRRANRKDLARLKAVLERERGGPGPGGGRTIA; encoded by the coding sequence ATGGCAGTGGACGTGGTGACGGAGATCGTGATCGACCGGCCGGTCGCCGACGTGGCGGCGTACGCCGGCGACCCCGGCAACGCTCCCACCTGGTACGTGAACATCGAGTCGGTGGAGTGGCGCACGCCTCCGCCACTGCGGGTCGGTTCCCGCCTCGCCTTCGTCGCGCATTTCCTCGGTCGGCGGCTGGCCTACACGTACGAGATCGTCGAGCTGGTCCCCGGCGAGCGGCTCGTCATGCGGACCGCGCAGGGCCCGTTTCCCATGGAGACGACCTATCGCTGGGAAGCGCAGGGCCGGGCGCGCACCCGGATGACCCTGCGCAACCGTGGCGAGCCCCGCGGCTTCGCGACGGTGACCGCCCCGGTGCTGGCGGCGGCGATGCGCCGGGCGAACCGAAAGGACCTGGCCAGGCTGAAGGCGGTGCTGGAGCGGGAGCGCGGCGGGCCGGGGCCGGGAGGCGGCAGGACGATCGCCTAG
- a CDS encoding GNAT family N-acetyltransferase, whose amino-acid sequence MEYRLVDRLPTVEEFVAVTRAVGWADAYDPAAIPASLAASLHAVVAVEGDRVIGLGRLIGDGAIYYYLQDLAVVPERQRRGVGAAILGRLEEWIAGRASARTFVGLFATGGSVALYRRFGYAVHEDMTGMFRVGPRRTS is encoded by the coding sequence ATGGAGTACCGACTGGTCGACCGGCTGCCCACCGTCGAGGAGTTCGTCGCGGTGACCCGCGCCGTCGGCTGGGCCGACGCGTACGACCCGGCGGCGATCCCCGCCTCGCTGGCCGCCTCGCTGCACGCGGTGGTGGCGGTGGAGGGCGACCGGGTGATCGGGCTGGGCCGGCTGATCGGCGACGGGGCGATCTACTACTACCTGCAGGACCTCGCCGTGGTGCCGGAACGGCAGCGCCGGGGGGTGGGGGCCGCCATCCTCGGTCGGCTGGAGGAGTGGATCGCCGGCCGCGCCTCGGCGCGCACCTTCGTGGGGCTCTTCGCCACGGGCGGGTCGGTCGCCCTCTACCGGCGCTTCGGCTACGCCGTCCACGAAGACATGACCGGCATGTTCCGGGTCGGCCCGCGCCGCACGTCCTGA
- a CDS encoding dihydrofolate reductase family protein, protein MRKVVYWVHQSVDGFIEGPNGEFDWPSMGPELSAYSLELTERAGAFAYGRKVWEMMSWYWPRAESMSTDPHDLAFAPIWRRTPKVVVSRTLTGAEWDARVVGGDDLAKEITALKEQPGGDLLLTGGSGAGAALTALGLIDEYQVIVHPVVLGGGRPVFPGGPERLDLRLAGSRVFDGRSVLLRYAPAAG, encoded by the coding sequence ATGCGCAAGGTCGTTTACTGGGTCCACCAGTCCGTCGACGGCTTCATCGAGGGCCCGAACGGCGAGTTCGACTGGCCGTCGATGGGCCCGGAGCTGTCCGCGTACTCCCTGGAGCTGACCGAGCGGGCCGGCGCCTTCGCCTACGGGCGGAAGGTCTGGGAGATGATGTCCTGGTACTGGCCGCGCGCCGAGTCGATGTCGACGGACCCGCACGACCTGGCCTTCGCGCCGATCTGGCGGCGGACCCCGAAGGTGGTCGTCTCCCGGACGCTCACCGGAGCCGAGTGGGACGCGCGGGTGGTCGGCGGCGACGACCTCGCCAAGGAGATCACCGCGCTCAAGGAGCAGCCGGGCGGGGACCTGCTGCTCACCGGCGGCTCCGGCGCCGGCGCCGCGCTGACCGCGCTCGGCCTGATCGACGAGTACCAGGTGATCGTGCACCCGGTCGTGCTCGGCGGCGGCCGGCCGGTCTTCCCCGGCGGCCCGGAGCGCCTGGACCTGCGGCTGGCCGGGTCGCGCGTCTTCGACGGCCGGAGCGTGCTGCTGCGCTACGCGCCCGCGGCGGGGTGA
- a CDS encoding NfeD family protein, translated as MDAVVWVVLGVLLGVAEIFTTTFFLIMFAAGAFAAAGAAALGAPVPVQALVFAAVSVLSVALVRPVIARHARSALESGEQAFGVEALEGATALVLERVDDGRGLVKIDGELWSARAYDATQSFEPGERVQVIKVRGATALVWQDDISSPGELPEAKR; from the coding sequence GTGGACGCCGTGGTGTGGGTCGTACTGGGTGTGCTGTTGGGCGTCGCCGAGATCTTCACGACGACGTTCTTTCTGATCATGTTCGCGGCCGGTGCCTTCGCCGCCGCCGGGGCCGCCGCGCTGGGCGCCCCGGTCCCGGTGCAGGCGCTGGTGTTCGCCGCCGTGTCGGTGCTCTCGGTGGCGTTGGTCCGACCGGTCATCGCCCGACACGCGCGCAGCGCGCTGGAGAGCGGCGAGCAGGCGTTCGGGGTGGAGGCGCTGGAGGGCGCCACCGCGCTGGTGCTGGAGCGGGTCGACGACGGGCGCGGCCTCGTCAAGATTGACGGTGAGCTGTGGAGCGCCCGGGCGTACGACGCGACGCAGTCGTTCGAGCCCGGTGAGCGGGTGCAGGTGATCAAGGTCCGGGGCGCCACCGCCCTGGTGTGGCAGGACGACATTTCCTCCCCCGGCGAGCTGCCGGAAGCGAAAAGGTGA
- a CDS encoding serine hydrolase domain-containing protein, which yields MPLLPETVRRADALVAQAQSTGRAPSLVLGVVRDGTLAHLAAAGDHPRPDADLQYRLGSISKTMTATLVMQERDAGRLALDDPLERHLPGTPVGALTLRQLLGHAGGLQREPDGQWWERTEGGDLATLVAGLTPEKIAYPPHRAYHYSNLAYGLLGGVLERITGTPWAELTRKQILTPLGMHRTTYDATEPYARGYVVHPWHDTLREEPRTDTGAMAPAGQLWSTVADLARWAAFLADPTPAVLAPETLTEMCAPVVISDLDSWTGGHGLGVELYREGDRVYVGHGGSMPGYVAALAVHRPSRTAVVGYANAYGLRSTHLGGLARQLLTLVLDTEPAPVTPWRPAAAPPAEAVAELTGRWWWMGVEFEFRVDAAGELRAGRVGEPVLRFTPEGPDRWRGRSGAQDGELLTVVRDEAGRAVALDIATFVFTRTPDQEP from the coding sequence GTGCCCCTGCTGCCCGAGACCGTCCGCCGGGCCGACGCGCTGGTCGCGCAGGCACAGTCCACCGGCCGCGCGCCGTCGCTGGTGCTGGGTGTCGTCCGCGACGGGACGCTCGCCCACCTCGCCGCCGCCGGCGACCATCCGCGTCCCGACGCCGACCTGCAGTACCGGCTCGGCTCGATCAGCAAGACCATGACGGCCACCCTGGTCATGCAGGAGCGCGACGCCGGCCGGCTCGCCCTGGACGACCCGCTGGAGCGGCACCTGCCCGGCACGCCGGTCGGCGCGCTGACCCTGCGCCAGCTCCTCGGGCACGCCGGCGGGCTGCAACGCGAGCCGGACGGGCAGTGGTGGGAGCGGACCGAGGGCGGCGACCTGGCCACGCTGGTCGCCGGGCTGACCCCCGAGAAGATCGCGTACCCGCCGCACCGGGCGTACCACTACTCCAACCTGGCGTACGGGCTGCTCGGCGGGGTGCTGGAACGGATCACCGGCACGCCGTGGGCGGAGCTGACCCGGAAGCAGATCCTGACGCCGCTCGGCATGCACCGCACCACCTACGACGCCACCGAGCCGTACGCCCGCGGCTACGTGGTGCACCCCTGGCACGACACCCTCCGCGAGGAGCCGCGTACCGACACCGGGGCGATGGCGCCGGCCGGGCAGCTCTGGTCCACCGTGGCGGACCTGGCCCGCTGGGCGGCGTTCCTCGCCGACCCCACGCCGGCCGTGCTCGCGCCGGAGACGCTGACCGAGATGTGCGCGCCCGTGGTGATCAGCGACCTGGACTCGTGGACCGGCGGGCACGGCCTCGGGGTGGAGCTGTACCGGGAGGGCGACCGGGTCTACGTCGGACACGGCGGCTCGATGCCCGGGTACGTCGCCGCGCTGGCCGTGCACCGCCCGAGCCGTACCGCCGTGGTCGGCTACGCCAACGCGTACGGCCTGCGCTCGACCCACCTCGGCGGGCTCGCCCGGCAGCTGCTCACCCTGGTGCTCGACACCGAGCCGGCGCCGGTGACGCCGTGGCGGCCGGCCGCCGCGCCGCCCGCCGAGGCGGTCGCCGAGCTGACCGGCCGGTGGTGGTGGATGGGCGTCGAGTTCGAGTTCCGCGTCGACGCCGCGGGCGAGCTGCGGGCGGGCCGGGTCGGCGAGCCGGTGCTCCGGTTCACCCCCGAGGGCCCGGACCGCTGGCGGGGCCGCAGCGGCGCCCAGGACGGTGAGCTCCTCACCGTCGTCCGGGACGAGGCCGGCCGCGCGGTCGCCCTGGACATCGCCACGTTCGTCTTCACCCGCACCCCCGACCAGGAGCCCTGA
- a CDS encoding SPFH domain-containing protein, whose product MEFAAVLLVAVALIVVVTLVKAVRIVPQQRQDVVERLGKYKRTLNPGLNLLVPFIDAVRTKVDMREQVVSFPPQPVITSDNLVVSIDTVLYYKVVDAVRATYEIANFIQAIEQLTVTTLRNVIGSLDLERALTSREEINRHLSGVLDETTGRWGIKVTRVEIKAIEPPASIRDSMEKQMRAERDRRAAILTAEGHKQSQILTAEGDKQSAVLRADGDRQARILQAEGQAKAIRTVFDAIHQANPSQKVLAYQYLQALPQIANGTANKVWIVPAELTKALEGMGGALGGLSQMVGDVPTPEASDTASQVEREAAEAAQAAATAAQQIHDEVRVAEAQATGGKAPQGLPAPEPVSPESLLNDPADRRERG is encoded by the coding sequence ATGGAGTTTGCAGCGGTCCTGTTGGTGGCCGTGGCCCTGATCGTCGTGGTGACGCTGGTCAAGGCGGTACGCATCGTGCCGCAGCAGCGTCAGGACGTGGTGGAGCGGCTCGGAAAGTACAAGCGCACCTTGAACCCGGGCCTGAACCTGCTGGTCCCGTTCATCGACGCGGTGCGTACCAAGGTCGACATGCGCGAGCAGGTGGTCAGCTTCCCGCCGCAGCCGGTGATCACCTCGGACAACCTGGTCGTGTCGATCGACACGGTCCTCTACTACAAGGTGGTCGACGCGGTCCGGGCCACCTACGAGATCGCCAACTTCATCCAGGCCATCGAGCAGCTCACCGTGACCACGCTGCGCAACGTGATCGGCTCGCTGGACCTGGAGCGGGCGCTGACCAGCCGCGAGGAGATCAACCGACACCTCTCCGGGGTGCTCGACGAGACCACCGGACGCTGGGGCATCAAGGTCACCCGGGTGGAGATCAAGGCGATCGAGCCGCCGGCGAGCATCCGGGACTCGATGGAGAAGCAGATGCGCGCCGAGCGGGACCGCCGGGCGGCGATCCTGACCGCGGAGGGGCACAAGCAGTCGCAGATCCTCACCGCCGAGGGTGACAAGCAGTCCGCGGTGCTCCGCGCCGACGGTGACCGGCAGGCCCGGATCCTCCAGGCCGAGGGTCAGGCGAAGGCGATCCGTACCGTCTTCGACGCCATCCACCAGGCCAACCCGAGCCAGAAGGTGCTGGCCTACCAGTACCTCCAGGCGCTGCCGCAGATCGCCAACGGCACCGCCAACAAGGTCTGGATCGTGCCGGCCGAGCTGACCAAGGCCCTGGAGGGGATGGGCGGCGCGCTCGGCGGGCTGAGCCAGATGGTCGGCGACGTGCCGACCCCGGAGGCGTCGGACACCGCGAGCCAGGTCGAGCGCGAGGCCGCGGAGGCGGCCCAGGCGGCGGCCACCGCCGCCCAGCAGATCCACGACGAGGTACGCGTCGCCGAGGCGCAGGCCACCGGCGGCAAGGCCCCGCAGGGGCTGCCCGCCCCGGAGCCGGTCTCGCCGGAGAGCCTGCTCAACGACCCGGCCGACCGGCGCGAACGCGGCTGA